Within Candidatus Polarisedimenticolia bacterium, the genomic segment CAGATCCCGGACCATGAGCGGATAGGCGGGAATCACCTGCAGGATCGGCAGGAGCCAGGGCAATCCCGAGACGTACCCGAGAAAGGTGAGGATGGGGGTGGCCGCCAGCAGGAGCAGCCAGGGCACTACACGAGCTCCTCGAACTCGGTCATCCGGCTGAATTCCTTCTGCCTCGTCCGGATCTCCTCCGGGCGCAGCGTCCGGAAGCGTCTCAGGCTGAAGTCCTCGACGCAGAACGAGGCCATGACGCTTCCGGCGATCAGGGCCTGCCGGACGCCGGCCTCGTTCAGGGTCCCGATCCGGGCGAGGTGGCCGACGAAGCCCCCGGCGAAGGAGTCGCCCGCTCCGGTGGGGTCGACCGGATCCAGGAGCGGATAGGCCGGGACGGCAAAGTGGGAGTGGTTGCCGTACATCGCCGCGCCGTACTCTCCCCGCTTCACGATGAGGGAGGAGGGACCCATTCCCAGGATCTTCCGGGCGGCGCGGACGATATTGGGATCGCCCGCGATCTGTCGCGCCTCCTCGTCGTTGACCAGGAGGATGTCGATCTCCTTGAGCATCTCCCGCAGCTCCCGCGGCTTTCCCGAAATCCAGAAGTTCATCGTGTCGCACGCCACCAGGCGCGGCCGCTTCATCTGCCGGAGCACCGAGGTCTGGAGCTCGGGGTCGATGTTCGCGAGGAACAGGAATTCGACCTTTCGGAGACGCTCCGGGAGCGCCGGGCGGAAGTGCTCGAAGACGTTCAGATCGGTGGAAAGGGTGGTCCGCTGGTTCAGG encodes:
- a CDS encoding PfkB family carbohydrate kinase; amino-acid sequence: MAILVVGSVAFDTVQTPAGRADGVLGGSASYFSVAASFFAPVHLLAVVGEDFNPEHAEIFRARGVDTTALSRVPGKTFRWSGVYGEDLNQRTTLSTDLNVFEHFRPALPERLRKVEFLFLANIDPELQTSVLRQMKRPRLVACDTMNFWISGKPRELREMLKEIDILLVNDEEARQIAGDPNIVRAARKILGMGPSSLIVKRGEYGAAMYGNHSHFAVPAYPLLDPVDPTGAGDSFAGGFVGHLARIGTLNEAGVRQALIAGSVMASFCVEDFSLRRFRTLRPEEIRTRQKEFSRMTEFEELV